A single Micromonospora luteifusca DNA region contains:
- a CDS encoding PspC domain-containing protein, with product MTSTTASHAPYRQLRRPTTDRMVAGVASGVGRYFAIDPTLVRVIFAVSGLLTGGLALFAYPIMWFLMPEEPTGAPAWPHAAGVAPQAGPPPTAGPAPGGPEPGYAPTPPYPPTSPSSTPPAA from the coding sequence ATGACATCCACCACCGCTTCCCACGCCCCGTACCGGCAGCTCCGCCGACCCACCACCGACCGCATGGTGGCGGGGGTCGCCAGCGGCGTCGGCCGTTACTTCGCCATCGATCCCACCCTGGTCCGGGTGATCTTCGCGGTCAGCGGCCTGCTCACCGGCGGGCTCGCGCTGTTCGCGTACCCGATCATGTGGTTCCTGATGCCGGAGGAGCCCACCGGCGCGCCGGCCTGGCCGCACGCGGCGGGCGTCGCGCCGCAGGCGGGCCCGCCGCCCACCGCCGGGCCCGCGCCGGGTGGGCCGGAGCCGGGGTACGCCCCGACGCCGCCCTACCCGCCGACAAGCCCGTCCAGCACTCCGCCGGCTGCCTGA
- the guaA gene encoding glutamine-hydrolyzing GMP synthase, translating to MSLPRPVLVVDFGAQYAQLIARRVREAKVYSEIVPHSMPIAEMLAKNPAAIILSGGPASVYAPDAPQIDAGVFSADVPVFGICYGFQAMAQALGGTVTKTGNREYGGTPLRPRLLDPGVLLRDLPADLPVWMSHGDCVTEAPAGFTVTAESAGAPVAAFEDLAGRRAGVQFHPEVGHTAHGQEMLTRFLYDIAGIEPTWTPENIIDEQVARIRAQVGDKEVICGLSGGVDSAVAAALVHKAVGDQLTCVFVDHGLLRAGEAEQVEKDYVAATGIKLKVVDAADRFLGALAGVTDPEQKRKIIGREFIRVFEAAAREIALHGDVEFLVQGTLYPDVVESGGGTGTANIKSHHNVGGLPEDLKFALVEPLRTLFKDEVRALGLQLGLPEAMVWRHPFPGPGLAIRIIGAVDQQRLDLLREADLIAREELTAAGLDRGVWQFPVVLLADVRSVGVQGDGRSYGHPVVLRPVSSEDAMTADWSRLPYEVVARISTRITNEVADVNRVVLDVTSKPPGTIEWE from the coding sequence ATGAGCCTGCCTCGCCCCGTCCTCGTGGTGGACTTCGGAGCCCAGTACGCCCAGCTCATCGCGCGCCGGGTTCGCGAGGCGAAGGTCTACTCCGAAATCGTGCCGCACTCGATGCCGATCGCCGAGATGCTGGCGAAGAACCCCGCCGCGATCATCCTCTCCGGCGGCCCAGCCAGCGTCTACGCGCCGGACGCGCCGCAGATCGACGCGGGCGTGTTCAGCGCCGACGTGCCGGTCTTCGGCATCTGCTACGGCTTCCAGGCGATGGCCCAGGCGCTCGGCGGCACGGTCACGAAGACCGGCAACCGAGAGTACGGCGGCACGCCGCTGCGCCCCCGCCTCCTCGACCCCGGCGTGCTGCTGCGCGACCTGCCGGCGGACCTGCCGGTCTGGATGAGCCACGGCGACTGCGTCACCGAGGCGCCCGCGGGCTTCACGGTGACCGCCGAGTCGGCGGGTGCGCCGGTGGCGGCCTTCGAGGACCTGGCCGGGCGTCGGGCCGGCGTGCAGTTCCACCCGGAGGTCGGGCACACCGCACACGGTCAGGAGATGCTGACCCGCTTCCTCTACGACATCGCCGGCATCGAGCCGACCTGGACGCCCGAGAACATCATCGACGAGCAGGTTGCCCGGATCCGCGCCCAGGTCGGCGACAAGGAGGTCATCTGCGGCCTGTCCGGCGGGGTGGACTCCGCAGTCGCCGCCGCGCTGGTGCACAAGGCGGTCGGTGACCAGCTCACCTGCGTCTTCGTCGACCACGGCCTGCTGCGTGCCGGCGAGGCCGAGCAGGTCGAGAAGGACTACGTGGCCGCCACCGGCATCAAGCTGAAGGTGGTCGACGCGGCCGACCGGTTCCTCGGCGCGCTGGCCGGGGTGACCGACCCGGAGCAGAAGCGCAAGATCATTGGTCGGGAGTTCATCCGGGTCTTCGAGGCCGCGGCCCGCGAGATCGCCTTACACGGCGACGTGGAGTTCCTGGTCCAGGGCACCCTCTACCCGGACGTGGTCGAGTCCGGCGGCGGCACCGGCACCGCCAACATCAAGAGCCACCACAACGTCGGCGGCCTGCCGGAGGACCTGAAGTTCGCACTGGTCGAGCCGCTGCGCACGCTCTTCAAGGACGAGGTCCGCGCGCTCGGCCTGCAGTTGGGCCTGCCCGAGGCGATGGTCTGGCGGCACCCGTTCCCGGGCCCCGGCCTGGCCATCCGGATCATCGGCGCGGTCGACCAGCAGCGCCTCGACCTGCTCCGCGAGGCCGACCTGATCGCCCGCGAGGAGTTGACCGCCGCCGGCCTCGACCGGGGCGTGTGGCAGTTCCCGGTGGTGCTGCTCGCCGACGTGCGCAGCGTCGGCGTACAGGGAGACGGGCGCAGCTACGGGCACCCCGTGGTGCTGCGCCCCGTCTCCAGCGAAGACGCGATGACGGCGGACTGGTCCCGGCTGCCCTACGAGGTGGTCGCCCGGATCTCCACCCGGATCACCAACGAGGTGGCCGACGTGAACCGGGTGGTACTGGACGTGACCAGCAAGCCGCCGGGCACCATCGAGTGGGAGTGA
- a CDS encoding FAD-dependent oxidoreductase, with translation MRYDVVVIGSGFGGSVTALRLAEKGYSVAVLEAGRRFADDEFPQTSWRARRFLWAPKLGCYGIQRLTLLRPAGRRSGTGVLVLSGAGVGGGSLVYANTLYEPLPAFYTDPQWRDITDWRDELARHYDQAKRMLGVTTYPLDTAADRAMRAVAERMGVGHTFHATPVGVHIGRPGQRVADPYFGGAGPERTGCLHCGSCMTGCRHGAKNTLVKNYLWLAERLGVTVRPLTTVTAVRPALDGGYEVHTVRTGSWLRRGRQVVHADQVVFAAGALGTQRLLHEMKADDVLPGLSPRLGELTRTNSEAILGASVPRQRARSERLDFTEGVAITSSFHPDPQTHIEPVRYGRGSNAMGLLQSLLVDGGPHRVRRWLGSIVRQPGLAARMLSVRGWSERTVIALVMQSVDNSLTTRWRRGVFGRRLVTGPGHGTPSPTWIPAGNTATRLLAEEIGGTPGGSLTEPFDIPITAHILGGAVIGATEADGVIDPWHRVYGHPGLHVVDGAAVSANLGVNPSLTITAQAERAMSFWPNKGAEDPRPPLGSPYRRLAPVPPNHPAVPANAPGALRP, from the coding sequence ATGCGGTACGACGTGGTCGTCATCGGGTCGGGCTTCGGCGGCAGCGTCACGGCGCTCCGGCTGGCCGAGAAGGGCTATTCGGTAGCTGTGCTGGAAGCGGGCCGGCGCTTCGCCGACGACGAGTTCCCGCAGACGTCCTGGCGGGCCCGTCGGTTCCTCTGGGCGCCGAAGCTGGGCTGCTACGGCATTCAACGGCTCACCCTGCTCCGCCCGGCCGGCCGGCGTTCGGGCACCGGGGTGCTGGTGCTCTCCGGCGCCGGGGTGGGCGGCGGCTCCCTGGTCTACGCGAACACCCTCTACGAGCCGCTGCCGGCCTTCTACACCGACCCGCAGTGGCGCGACATCACCGACTGGCGCGACGAACTGGCCCGCCACTACGACCAGGCGAAGCGGATGCTCGGCGTCACCACGTACCCCCTGGACACCGCCGCGGACCGCGCCATGCGGGCGGTGGCCGAGCGGATGGGGGTGGGGCACACCTTCCACGCCACCCCGGTGGGCGTGCACATCGGCCGTCCTGGGCAGCGGGTCGCCGACCCGTACTTCGGTGGTGCCGGCCCGGAGCGCACCGGCTGCCTGCACTGCGGCTCGTGCATGACCGGCTGCCGGCACGGGGCGAAGAACACGTTGGTCAAGAACTACCTCTGGCTCGCGGAGCGGCTCGGCGTCACGGTGCGCCCGCTGACCACGGTCACGGCCGTCCGGCCGGCCCTCGACGGCGGGTACGAGGTGCACACCGTCCGCACCGGCAGCTGGCTGCGCAGGGGACGGCAGGTGGTCCACGCCGACCAGGTGGTCTTCGCCGCCGGGGCGCTCGGCACCCAACGGCTGCTGCACGAGATGAAGGCCGACGACGTGTTGCCCGGGCTCTCGCCCCGACTCGGCGAGCTGACCCGCACCAACTCGGAGGCGATCCTGGGCGCCTCGGTGCCGCGGCAACGAGCCCGGTCCGAGCGGCTGGACTTCACCGAGGGGGTGGCGATCACCAGCTCGTTCCACCCCGACCCGCAGACCCACATCGAGCCGGTCCGCTACGGGCGCGGCTCCAACGCCATGGGGCTGCTCCAGTCGCTGCTCGTCGACGGCGGCCCGCACCGTGTGCGGCGCTGGCTGGGCAGCATCGTGCGACAGCCGGGGCTGGCCGCCCGGATGCTGTCCGTGCGCGGTTGGTCGGAGCGGACGGTGATCGCCCTGGTGATGCAGTCGGTGGACAACTCGCTGACCACCCGCTGGCGGCGCGGGGTCTTCGGTCGTCGGCTGGTCACCGGGCCCGGCCACGGCACCCCGAGCCCGACCTGGATCCCGGCCGGCAACACCGCCACCCGGCTGCTCGCCGAGGAGATCGGCGGTACGCCCGGCGGCTCGCTCACCGAGCCGTTCGACATCCCGATCACTGCGCACATCCTGGGCGGGGCGGTGATCGGCGCCACCGAAGCCGACGGGGTGATCGACCCCTGGCACCGGGTGTACGGCCACCCGGGGCTGCACGTGGTCGACGGCGCGGCGGTCTCGGCCAACCTCGGCGTGAACCCGTCGTTGACGATCACCGCACAGGCGGAACGGGCGATGTCCTTCTGGCCCAACAAGGGCGCGGAGGACCCCCGCCCCCCGCTCGGCTCCCCGTACCGCCGGCTGGCCCCCGTACCCCCGAACCACCCGGCGGTGCCGGCAAACGCCCCGGGGGCGCTGCGTCCCTGA
- a CDS encoding LCP family protein — MTIGSMAPRRRWLLLGLVALAAVALIAAGAAVITRLTGDSKPGGPPLAGSPTPSPIVTPTPSPSGPPPGADITGPLNLLLVGVDTRVSVPGWEPHADAVLVLHVPKGLGRAYLFSLPRDLLVDIPAFPKADYKGGKTKLTHAMSFGSRVPGKPKQPSTAQGYELLRSTVSGYTGLRIDAGAVLTFNGFDKLVDTLGGVDIYVDQRVASLHRRPDGKYRESAPGGYKGPQQVYEKGNQHLNGWQALDYARQRYITGGDYARQRHQQQLVRALTRKILDEGLARQPERVDQVVAALGDTLVYAGGPRIVDVAYALGGVPENRFTLVGLPGSGVGKGSAYRGEQLTNDGRKFITELRAGRADAYLAAHPTLIVKN, encoded by the coding sequence ATGACCATCGGGTCGATGGCACCGCGCCGGCGGTGGCTGCTGCTGGGCCTGGTGGCCCTCGCCGCCGTCGCGTTGATCGCGGCTGGTGCGGCGGTGATCACCCGGCTGACCGGCGACAGTAAGCCCGGCGGCCCCCCGCTCGCCGGCTCACCGACCCCGTCGCCGATCGTCACGCCCACCCCGAGCCCGAGCGGCCCACCGCCGGGCGCGGACATCACCGGCCCACTCAACCTGCTGCTGGTCGGTGTGGACACCCGGGTCAGCGTGCCCGGCTGGGAGCCGCACGCGGACGCCGTGCTGGTGTTGCACGTACCCAAGGGGTTGGGTCGGGCGTACCTCTTCTCCCTCCCCCGCGACCTGCTGGTGGACATCCCGGCGTTTCCGAAGGCTGACTACAAGGGCGGCAAGACCAAGCTCACGCACGCGATGAGCTTCGGCAGCCGGGTGCCGGGCAAGCCCAAACAACCAAGCACCGCCCAGGGGTACGAGCTGCTGCGCAGCACGGTCAGCGGATACACCGGGCTGCGCATCGACGCCGGCGCGGTGCTCACGTTCAACGGGTTCGACAAGCTGGTCGACACCCTCGGCGGGGTGGACATCTACGTCGACCAGCGGGTCGCCTCGCTGCACCGCCGGCCGGACGGCAAGTATCGGGAGAGCGCGCCCGGCGGCTACAAGGGGCCGCAGCAGGTCTACGAGAAGGGCAACCAGCACCTCAACGGGTGGCAGGCGCTCGACTACGCGCGGCAGCGCTACATCACCGGCGGCGACTACGCCCGGCAGCGTCACCAGCAGCAGCTGGTCCGGGCGCTGACCCGCAAGATCCTGGACGAGGGCCTGGCCCGGCAACCGGAGCGGGTCGACCAGGTGGTCGCGGCGTTGGGTGACACCCTCGTCTACGCGGGTGGTCCCCGGATCGTCGACGTGGCGTACGCCCTGGGTGGGGTGCCGGAGAACCGCTTCACGCTGGTCGGCCTGCCCGGTTCCGGCGTCGGCAAGGGCAGCGCCTACCGCGGCGAACAGCTCACCAACGACGGCCGGAAGTTCATCACCGAACTTCGCGCCGGCCGCGCGGATGCCTACCTGGCAGCCCACCCCACCCTGATCGTCAAGAACTGA